The segment CTTTTCTGTAAAATCCCTAAGGAAATAGAGCAATATTATTCTACTGTTGTAGACAGCATCAATCTTTGGTATGTAAACCACACATAGCTGATAGAAGCAAACTCAGTATATCAATTATACTGATGTCAATAGAATTTATATCACTGATACTTTTTTTAGGCAAACTATTTTAGGTATTCTAAACAGTACTGAGCGGTAAGGTCATTCATTGCAAGAATGCCATAAAGGTTTTCAAGATCATAATTGCTGTTTCTGTAGATGTTCCTAGACATATTATACCTTTAATAAGGTGAAACAATATCAAATCATGCCTGTGAATATAAATGTGATCACAAAACATCTCAGACCAAGAAGCAAGCACAactaaaattgtaaacataacTGTTCCCATATTTGCACTTAACTAAAACTTAAATCCTTACACCCTAATAACTACTTCAATGGTAGTTCTCAAAAACTATATCAACATTCTAgatctgcaaaaagaaaaggcaATGGCAGCTCCTATTCACATTATAACGGCACAGCACAGAGCACTGACAACTTCTATACCAGGCTGTCAGTTTAACATAGTCCTGAAGACTTCTAAATTTTTGTCTCCATTCGGACACATATCTTCTGATGTCAGGTAGCAAATGCTTTCATCCTTGGAGGTAGATGCAACTGTAATGATAACAAGTTTTACCTACAGGTAAGGAGATGTATATTTTGATAACCATTTCTGCATTTGACAGTACCTGATGTAGCCAAAGTGTGGAGTTGACAAATTCCGATTGTCCAGCCTCCCACTATATTTATCCTCTGTGTAGCTATTTCACTTGTGAATAAGAAAGTACAATAACTAATAAACACTTAAATAAGCCAACTAAAACAGGACTTCCATCAAAGttcttcgtgtgtgtgtgtgaacaatcAGCACAATGTTTTCTCACCTTTGGCCAGCTTGGCTGGAGTTTGATGGTTTGATTGGCATCTTCAAGAGCCAGGTAGTACTGGTCAAGCTTAAGAAATGCGTACGAGCGGTTGCTGTAAAGAAGGTGGTTACTTGGTTCGAGTTTGATGGCATGTGTGTAGTGAAGAATGGCTTCTGCTGGCACACCTTTCTTCATGGCTGCATTTCCTTGTTCTTTCAGCTGTTCTGCCtgaatgatgaaaaataatgaataaatgcCAGTTGGTGGGTTACTGCAGTCTTAATTTTGTTGGACACTTGCAACATGTAAGACATCAACTCATGAAAAAGTCTGTGTATGGTTGTAATGTTTTGTCTTTCAGAAGGTATATGTCTctgaatgtgtttatttgcaTGCATATAGAAGTGTATCATAGCCAATAGCAGCTCATAGTTTCCCATAGTGATTGTTAATATATCCTCTGTTAATGTCTAAATTAACTCTCATCCTTTTTTGAGTGAGGCATTACACAGTAATGAGCACTCTCAATTCACCCCACTCTGCTTCGTGCCTACAAACCACCCACATAGCACTACTAAATTTGTTTAATATCTCTCTCCTTAAATGATTATATGAACTGAAGTATCAGTAAATATTAATTGCGTCTATTTAGACATGTGATTCTACAGTGTATCAGGGtcaataataatcattaatTACATATCATTATCCACGTCAACATGTAAAATTGAAATTAACACATTTTAATCAGATTGATTGCGCAACAGCTACTGTGCCAGAGTTTCGTCGGATTGGGCAAGAACTTGATTGTGGTAGAGAATTTATGTATAGCCTGTTTAATGCACTACGGCGCATGACCATATGCTCATGACAGCCCTGAACATTACGAGCAtgcttttaatgttttgtcGCATGCCCTGTATGCTGTTAGCGGCCAAAAACAAACCTGCGATTTCATCGTCGTCAAAGCACAACGGGATGCTACTCTACTACGTAATGACCCCGCTGCGATCGAAGGACTCTGCGGTGGAGTGATGCGTAGGACCGCATCACGGTCTAAGGGATGCTATCCACTGCTCGATTAATCTTCTAAGCGAAGAAGAGTTGTCACCCCATCGTTAAAACATACAcgttttaaaactttattttatactttatgtGATTAAAATCGTCTGTATTCTCTCCTTTGCCATTTACAGAACTATCTGCATTAATTACTGGCTGATAACGGAGGTAGTAGATATCCACTGTTGTTGCAAAAATAACTGAACAAGTTGACACCCACCCGCGTCTTTTGGAAAGTGTGTAGAGAACACTTTTCTCGAGGCCAGCCTTTttgtgtccatctcctctccttgtcacttttttaaataccttttcTCAACCCCCATAGAGTatgacaaatgaccaactttattcatcccatTGGTAAATTATTACATGGGATGTGTGctcttaagaaaaataaaattctcgaCTACTTCGACTCGCAAGGGTAGCGAACCAATGTTCTAACACTCGGTTATCTGCTCCCCCATCTCAGGTAGCTGAGACCCTGCAAGTTGCAGTGACATTCACATCAAAGActtgattccttttttttctttctttcttttttttttttttttagtcactgTACATTGACAACAGAGGTTcgaccacaaacttgtattacacgtccgtggttcAACGCTACCATGACTTCGTTTGGGTGGTTGGTGCCGCAGTTACATCCCTTCATGTGGGAACCACGAGATCGTcaaaatataaagtttaaagCGGTGATGGCATAACAAATTATCAGCTTTCtataattttattcaaaacattacaTTCACTTCTTCGCTCAGCCGAGGAAAATCAGTCATTGTgacaattaattttattttcacgtAACAATTTTACTCGGATGtcaacaaagtcaaacaacGATGATGTTTCGTCAAATAATGAGACTAACATTAAGAAGCAAATCGACCTTATTTCAGTCCTATTCAACTAAGACAGGCTCCACGGTGTTTGCATTGTCGTCTGGACATGGGCGATGCGGTGTTGCCGTTATCCGGGTGTCGGGACCATCCTCATCGGAGGCAGTGAAAACGTTGTGCGGAAAGACGAAGTTACCACATCCACGACTTGCATCGTTGCAGAGATTGATTGATCCGTCAACGAGTGAAGTCATCGACAGAGGCATTGTACTGTGGTTTCCAGGTTAGAGGAGAAGTATTAAGATTAAGTGTGTACTTACGTGTTTGTTCATATTCtcacatttgtacatattttcacAACAGACAAGTGTATAAGTGTGTATATTTCGTGCTTTTTCATATTAAGCTtaacagaaaatacaattaCTTCATTTGCATCGGACATAAATAAAGTTTGTGCTGAGTAAAGTAAGGCCAGAGATAATTCGAgcacaaaaccaaacaaataaaataaacgtaATTTCACAAAACCTGTGCatagttattttctttcataattttctgaaatttttttaaattatgaaattatttttgaaaataaatcaagtttaacaagttaaaaactaaataattgataatgaaaataaagttatgATCGAAATTATtgacttaaaacaattttattttcattatcaattaatttatattttaatgtgttatatcatttttttttccttcttagcTAATTAAGATTATCAgcttaaatatttaacaagaccaggtctgggctggaacccacagagaaggtgcagggttgggagactcagacagacatggaggagagcAGCTGACATGACATGGTCCCAGCTGGAGAGGGACACCCAGAACTGGATCTGATGGCGTGgggtagttgcggccctatgctcgaCTAGAAATATGAAGAAGTTTAATATCATGAAACTTCTAATAAGTctcatgaaaatatattttcatagtACTCATTGAATTTTTATGTACACAGGACCAGCAAGTTTTACGGGAGAAGACTGTGCAGAGTTTCATGTGCATGGGGGCACAGCAGTAGTTACAGCCATACTGGATGCCCTTGGCTCATTGCCAGGATTACACCATGCAGCTCCAGGAGATTTTGCCAGAAGGTTTTAGGATTTACAAGttattttatgtaaagtgaAGTCAGCATAATTAAAAGAAgttaaaagaaggaaattgtttaaacaaaaataactggGCATTATAGTCCCTTGAGTTTATGTACATAGCAGGACTGCTTTCCTTGACTGTGATGATTTCCCTTTATATTTGACTGTTTCAGAGCCTTCTTGAATGGCAAGATGGGTTTGACAGAAGTAGAAGGACTAGGGGACCTTATCAATGCTGAAACAGAAGCACAGCGAAGACAGGCTATTCGTCAGATGGAGGGTGACCTTGGTAACATTTATTCAGACTGGCGAAATAGAATTCTAAAAGTATGCaatatctatttttatttttagtagcAATTTTTGTCACAGAAAATTTGTTCTTGCATATGCAATCTGATTTTCCATGTTTTTATGTGATGCTTATACAGCTATAGTCATTTGGATGTTAACTGACACAGAACTAATGTTTGTGATGGTGCCAAGTACTACTTTGTATTTagaataaagtaaaacaagGTTGGGACTTCAGAAAATGTATTTGGagattaaacagttttatttacattgagTTCATTGTATTTGACAGCTTTTAGCATTTATAGATGAAgacagttttcagtttttcacaatttttaaggCTACTTTGGATATTGTACTATTATTTCAGTGTCTTGCTAATGTAGAAGCCTTCATTGATTTTGATGAGGAAGAAAACATTGAAGAAGATGCTATGAAAATAGGTATCTGTTTAAAAGCTCATTGTCTGTTTTATGTGCATGTACTTCTTCATCACTATAGAGAACAGTTTTCAGTCAACATTGTTTCCATTGGGTGTTTATGAATCTCAGGGATGCCCCACCCATTTCTTAACGCAACTACAAGTTTAAATCTTCTGAAGTtataaaacagattttcttcGGTGGTCAATTTGATGGTTAAGATCCTAAACAGTATTATCTCCTTTTACAGCATAGAGACCTTATTCTGTGACCTCACTtgaaaaaacaatatttcatttttcagcAACTGTGGAAGTAGAGAAAGTCAGCAAAGAAGTAGAGCATCATCTGGCAGACAATCGACGTGGAGAACGACTACGAGAAGGGGTTCACGTTGCAATTATTGGAGCACCTAATGTTGGCAAAAGCAGTCTCCTGAACATGCTTTGTTTGTATTAAATCACAACACTtaagcttttcattttttcatattaGGTATACTCTGTATTTCATCGAAGaagattaattttaaagtaaattgcATGAAGTTCTAGTTTgctataaaactataaataagtTTCAGACAACTgcaaaacttcaaaaatttACTGCTTATGCTGTCTTCTGTTGAAAGGCAGACGACCAGCAGCCATTGTATCTCCTATCGCTGGCACAACTCGAGATGTTGTGGAGACAGCAATCAATTTCACTGGCTATCCAGTGCTGCTGAGTGATACAGCTGGGCTAAGGGAGACAACCGATATTATAGAAAAAGAAGGTGTTAAGCGAGCTCTGGACAGGTCACACATTTTTTCCTATGATTTCTTGTTTAAATTATCTGCTTTACCATGCAAAGACACTTATTTGGAACTTCAggcattatgtaaaaaatatacCGAGAGAGAGGTTACACCATCTGCTGTCTGAAAATATACCATTTTAGTCATATGGGATAATACTGCAAAAATTTTGAGTCAGTAACAACTTAGCATATCTAATACAGCAGTAAATGCATACAGTAATCacagaatgttttgtttgtgcactCACATGTAGCGATAAATTGAATCTTCACAGCAGACTTTTGTTCAAAAACCATGGCTTTAGTCAAGACCAGAACTGATTAATTTCTTGAAATGCTGAAAAATAGATTGCTTTGCATTGTTCATTTTAGACTTTTGGTCGGcttcttttttcatctctttatcCTGCAGTGAGCATATTTGTTACTAGCATTATTATAAGAGTAGTATGCATCATTCTTATTCATATGACACTCTTTACCTTTCAGAGCACAAAAGGCAGATCTTAAAGTGTTGATGATGGATGCAACAAACGTCATCAACACCAAATCTCCTCACTCAAAATGGTCAGAGTATATACTAGACCATATGGTCTGCCTCGGCATTCCAGCAACCACTTTGCAAAACTTTGATCAAAGCTCACCAAACACAGAATACATGAACAGTGGACAGTTtcttgaaacaaagaaaagttcaTCGCCTCCTGCACAGGACATGCATCCAGACCAGGAATCTGTGTCTAGGGAGGTACTTGACCAAAGTGGGGATGAAGATCCAGCTTTGAACAGTGTGATTGTTGCAATTAACAAGAGTGATTTGTTGTCAGAGAAAGAACGGACACT is part of the Pomacea canaliculata isolate SZHN2017 linkage group LG13, ASM307304v1, whole genome shotgun sequence genome and harbors:
- the LOC112553710 gene encoding tRNA modification GTPase GTPBP3, mitochondrial-like — its product is MMFRQIMRLTLRSKSTLFQSYSTKTGSTVFALSSGHGRCGVAVIRVSGPSSSEAVKTLCGKTKLPHPRLASLQRLIDPSTSEVIDRGIVLWFPGPASFTGEDCAEFHVHGGTAVVTAILDALGSLPGLHHAAPGDFARRAFLNGKMGLTEVEGLGDLINAETEAQRRQAIRQMEGDLGNIYSDWRNRILKCLANVEAFIDFDEEENIEEDAMKIATVEVEKVSKEVEHHLADNRRGERLREGVHVAIIGAPNVGKSSLLNMLCRRPAAIVSPIAGTTRDVVETAINFTGYPVLLSDTAGLRETTDIIEKEGVKRALDRAQKADLKVLMMDATNVINTKSPHSKWSEYILDHMVCLGIPATTLQNFDQSSPNTEYMNSGQFLETKKSSSPPAQDMHPDQESVSREVLDQSGDEDPALNSVIVAINKSDLLSEKERTLLPSSKDAKCPVCILSCSTSEGLDAFTALLADQVKDLCGDPLASSPTLTQVRHRAHLKLCHQHLVRYQSHVSSQNTVLAAEALRRALRELGQITGTVSVEDVLDVIFKDFCIGK